One Bemisia tabaci chromosome 7, PGI_BMITA_v3 DNA window includes the following coding sequences:
- the rad50 gene encoding DNA repair protein RAD50.L yields MASLVKMQILGLRSFGPDEKDAQMVAFNSPLTLILGQNGCGKTTIIEALKYATCGELPSNTQQGSGFVHDPKINNRVEVRGQVKLVCTTTKGEQVCIARSVQVQQKVKKLTFKSLDTTITRINPETKEKESLSGRCADVDTEMCYRLGVTKPILNYVIFCHQEESCWPLEENKKLKEKFDAIFDSTKYNRCLEDTRLKRKNMIHDVNIKKSNLVYLKQFQNDAIDKQKALDETKAKLVQTQTEIVELQEKEKPIQEKLIELKEQERNATSLNTKIEGIKGRLKELLKSKDHLNKLIINRFEGTDEELQAAIDSFDEDHRVKKDELKQLEPEKSELLKEQKKLDKDISKKTNQVGQLSNAEDQHKSTIAKCNHEINNLGKKLEIEAYNTTQMTATSTDSKEKLDELNAKIEERQNRLEELHKSHENAESLAQKKIDECREKRSACDAEIKSKETQLKKVNADFDKVTADILAADESANTLVALENKLTRLNSELEEFEQSVNLPDLEKLINDQKDEKYQLGDEIKALKKERENLLMIRDQQTELDKLNIKREEQESKIQRLKNKHQETIEHLLGEIPEERLKSKFQSRLDEIKKDTQKKDKMVKELNDKMIGLKANRKNKAEKLVEMETELRTKETEIYDLCENRDFDIVLNEIADEIKTKQDLKGTWYGTEFLYNKYIGKLQQPNACCPLCHRDFDAQSEAIELKEEIEGIVRKIPQQSEDIENQLKVLLVKHEKLLLLKPTIEKVRSLKDIEIPSVRSELEDLDKEMSKLQRESSDLEGELEQPRKDAEMASSAQSDIINLDTYMTELVTMVRQISDLSAKLGTKGKDNSYEQVSEELQKKEEAHEKLSRNFDSNQTKLREESKRLNDMKEKKNKLVQEQLDLRDKSQRRAELGDKQTELQTQKDTLRKEIDEKKDELQPLDAQLKSLMKEKSELSKENRKLYNEERNIVTAFEQQYHSIVKLQNEIENYERKGGSATLDNAREELKVMVNKMEELKAKEEVFNGKINGIREFLSNLQSSRMDLTNNQMLRQKDEEENKYNKQITELTEQHGDDLNLRQLRQETQKCSQEAGKISHKIGQAQGAEKELQNSIKAAEKELQADKYKNAAENYRNLLIEVKAKELAAADLGNYILALDWAMIHFHKERMKTINTIIRNLWRQIYSGNDIDTIEIKTEESDSNSADKRRMYNYRVVCRRGDVEMDMRGRCSAGQKVLACLIIRMALAETFSKNCGILALDEPTTNLDQENIDSLSTALADIISHRSRQKNFQLIVITHDEDFLLRLSHSEKIPYYLKVHRNQHGKSEVQQVAVN; encoded by the exons ATGGCGTCGTTAGTCAAAATGCAGATTCTTGGTTTGCGGAGCTTTGGGCCTGATGAGAAGGATGCGCAAATGGTTGCCTTCAACTCACCTTTAACTTTAATCTTAGGTCAAAATGGTTGTGGCAAAACAACGATCATTGAAGCTCTCAAATACGCTACCTGTGGAGAACTACCCTCCAACACACAACAGGGCAGTGGATTTGTCCATGATCCCAAGATCAACAATCGAGTTGAG GTGCGGGGACAAGTGAAACTTGTCTGTACGACTACAAAAGGAGAACAAGTTTGTATAGCACGGTCAGTCCAGGTGCAGCAAAAAGTGAAGAAGCTCACCTTCAAGTCTTTGGATACAACCATAACTCGAATCAACCCGGAAACAAAAGAA AAAGAGAGTCTAAGTGGGCGGTGTGCAGATGTAGATACCGAAATGTGTTATCGTCTAGGAGTAACAAAGCCAATACTCAATTATGTCATATTTTGTCATCAAGAAGAATCCTGTTG GCCCCttgaagaaaacaagaaattgaaggaaaaatttgatGCAATTTTTGATTCAACAAAATACAATAGATGTCTTGAAGACACAAGactgaagagaaaaaatatgataCATG AtgtgaatataaaaaaaagtaatctgGTCTACCTGAAGCAGTTCCAGAATGATGCCATTGATAAGCAGAAAGCTCTAGATGAAACCAAAGCCAAGTTGGTTCAAACCCAAACTGAGATCGTGGAATTGCAGGAGAAAGAGAAGCCAATTCAAGAAAAACTCATCGAGCTGAAAGAACAGGAAAGAAATGCTACATCTTTGAACACTAAGATTGAAGGCATCAAAGGCAGGTTGAAAGAACTGCTGAAGAGCAAGGACCATCTCAACAAACTAATAATTAATCGCTTTGAAGGCACGGATGAGGAACTTCAAGCTGCCATTGATTCTTTTGACGAAGATCACAG AGTAAAGAAAGATGAACTAAAACAACTTGAGCCTGAAAAGTCAGAGCTGttgaaagagcaaaaaaaacTAGACAAAGACATCAGCAAAAAGACAAACCAAGTAGGCCAGTTGAGTAATGCTGAAGATCAGCACAAGAGtacaattgcaaaatgtaaccaTGAAATCAACAATTTGGggaaaaaactggaaatagaGG CATACAATACGACTCAGATGACAGCAACAAGCACcgattcaaaagaaaaactggATGAACTAAATGCCAAAATTGAGGAAAGGCAGAATAGATTGGAGGAACTCCATAAATCCCATGAAAATGCGGAGAGTCtggcccaaaaaaaaattgatgagtgTCGTGAGAAGAGGAGTGCATGTGACGCAGAAATAAAGTCCAAAGAGACTCAGCTGAAAAAAGTCAATGCAGACTTTGATAAAGTCACAGCGGATATACTTGCT gCGGATGAGTCTGCGAATACATTAGTAGCTCTAGAAAACAAATTAACGCGTCTGAATAGTGAATTGGAGGAATTTGAGCAGAGTGTCAATTTACCGGATCTCGAAAAACTGATCAATGACCAAAAGGATGAGAAATATCAGTTGGGGGATGAAATCAAAGcattgaaaaaagagagagaaaacctATTGATGATTCGGGATCAGCAAACTGAATTAGACAAATTGAACATAAAAAGAGAGGAGCAGGAAAGTAAAATTCAGAGACTGAAGAACAAGCATCAAGAAACAATCGAGCACTTGTTGGGTGAAATACCAGAAGAGCGCTTAAAGTCCAAGTTCCAAAGTAGAttagatgaaataaaaaaagatactCAAAAAAAAGATAAGATGGTGAAAGAgcttaatgataaaatgattggCTTGAAAGcaaacaggaaaaataaggcaGAAAAACTCGTAGAGATGGAAACAGAGCTCAGAACAAAGGAGACAGAAATTTACGATCTGTGTGAGAACCGCGATTTCGACATAGTCTTGAATGAGATTGCTGATGAAATTAAGACAAAACAGGATCTGAAAGGAACATGGTATGGCACAGAATTTCTGTATAACAAATATATAGGTAAACTGCAACAGCCTAACGCTTGTTGCCCTCTTTGTCACCGAGACTTTGACGCACAGTCTGAAGCAATAGAACTTAAAGAAGAGATTGAAGGCATTGTACGGAAGATTCCACAACAAAGCGAGGATATTGAAAATCAGCTGAAGGTGCTCCTTGTGAAGCATGAAAAACTTCTACTTCTGAAGCCGACGATTGAGAAAGTCCGTTCCCTAAAAGATATTGAAATTCCCAGTGTCAGGTCTGAACTGGAGGATCTTGATAAAGAAATGAGTAAGCTGCAACGTGAGTCAAGTGATTTGGAAGGTGAATTAGAGCAACCTCGAAAAGATGCAGAAATGGCCAGCAGTGCACAGTCTGATATTATTAACCTAGATACTTACATGACGGAACTTGTGACAATGGTGAGACAAATCTCTGACCTCAGTGCCAAACTTGGTACAAAAGGCAAAGATAACTCGTATGAGCAAGTTTCAGAGGAGTtgcagaaaaaagaagaagctcATGAAAAACTTAGCAGGAACTTTGATAGCAATCAAACCAAACTCAGGGAGGAAAGTAAAAGGCTCAATGAcatgaaagagaagaaaaataaactcgTCCAAGAACAACTCGATTTAAGAGACAAATCTCAAAGGCGAGCGGAACTCGGAGATAAACAGACTGAATTACAAACTCAGAAAGATACTCTTCGCAAGGAAATCGATGAAAAGAAAGATGAACTTCAACCGCTTGATGCACAACTAAAGTCCCTTATGAAAGAAAAGAGCGAGTTGTCTAAGGAGAACAGGAAATTGTATAATGAAGAGCGCAACATTGTTACTGCATTTGAACAGCAATATCATTCAATTGTGAAATTGCAGAAcgaaattgaaaattatgaaagaaaaggaggaagtgCAACTTTAGATAATGCTAGAGAAGAATTGAAAGTGATGGTGAACAAGATGGAAGAACTGAAGGCAAAAGAAGAGGTATTCAATGGTAAAATCAATGGTATAAGAGAGTTTCTTTCAAACTTGCAGAGCAGTCGAATGGATTTGACTAACAACCAAATGCTTCGACAgaaagacgaagaagaaaataaatataataaacaGATAACAGAACTCACAGAACAACATGGAGACGATTTGAATTTGAGACAGTTGAGACAAGAAACACAAAAGTGCTCTCAAGAAGCAgggaaaatttcacataaaatcgGACAAGCTCAGGGTGCCGAAAAAGAGTTGCAAAATAGCATCAAAGCTGCAGAAAAAGAGCTTCAAGCTGATAAATACAAGAATGCTGCTGAAAATTACCGCAACCTGCTGATTGAAGTAAAGGCTAAGGAGTTGGCCGCGGCTGATTTAGGAAACTATATTCTTGCCTTGGACTGGGCTATGATCCATTTCCACAAGGAGCGGATGAAGACAATCAATACAATAATTCGTAATCTGTGGCGTCAAATCTACTCCGGGAATGATATTGATACAATTGAAATCAAAACCGAAGAGTCCGACTCGAACTCAGCAGACAAGCGAAGAATGTACAATTATCGGGTAGTTTGCCGGAGAGGAGATGTCGAGATGGATATGCGCGGAAGGTGCAGTGCTGGTCAGAAAGTTCTAGCTTGTTTGATTATCAGAATGGCATTGGCAGAGACCTTTTCCAAAAACTGCGGCATCTTAGCTTTAGATGAGCCCACAACAAATTTAGATCAAGAAAATATCGACAGCTTGAGCACTGCTCTAGCTGATATTATTTCTCACCGCTCTCGCCAAAAGAATTTCCAGTTAATTGTGATTACACACGATGAAGATTTCTTATTGCGATTAAGTCATAGCGAAAAAATACCATATTACCTCAAGGTTCATCGAAATCAGCATGGCAAGTCAGAAGTTCAACAAGTGGCTGTGAATTAA
- the LOC109032267 gene encoding protein cereblon isoform X2: MILITHLLLYLLNLTNSSCSESRQTDAPGDYVLCRWCGSDLSPASYIINFRSPTAINSRNQTIFGLQQVFVQSLENPLHIRFETITVSTAHCIGKGDWQSDYSWFPGYSWKPCVCARCGRHLGWMFEPLSSANIERIYPSSDGFYALILDNLISEFYSDSLLIKPKVTFR; this comes from the exons ATGATTTTGATAACGCATCTTCTTTTGTATCTTCTTAATTTAACAAATTCCAGTTGTTCAGAAAGCAGACAGACAGATGCTCCAGGAG ACTATGTTTTGTGCCGATGGTGTGGTTCGGATCTGAGTCCTGCAAGTTACATCATCAACTTTAGGAGCCCCACTGCGATCAATAGTAGAAATCAAACTATTTTTGGTCTGCAGCAAGTTTTCGTTCAGTCGCTAGAGAATCCATTGCATATTCGATTTGAGACTATCACCGTATCAACTGCTCACTGCATTGGCAAAGGAGAT TGGCAAAGTGACTATTCATGGTTCCCTGGGTACTCGTGGAAACCATGCGTTTGTGCCAGATGTGGACGCCATTTAGGATG GATGTTTGAACCTCTGAGCTCAGCAAACATTGAACGTATTTATCCTTCATCAGATGGCTTCTACGCTCTCATTTTAGATAACTTGATCAGTGAATTTT ATTCAGATTCGCTTTTAATTAAGCCAAAGGTGACTTTTCGGTGA
- the LOC109032267 gene encoding uncharacterized protein isoform X1 — MSSLETEVNESIDISDALINEAARLENEYRIIEEVETPGIHPNASFEDGENPEVREANSIQETSSSPVEEPVKTPSLSQSSPSKNPESNFVKKEANSTPEKRKAENSSLKRQPTDDLLDTLRPQPPEAKQLKKSFKIPKLSKKNALAISKPSSSLTEEQSQFLAALERDFSHRYTDQDEDYVKAANSKVPPPIIEDFFCPPRRKFNRPEGSSHYDRNNRNSSPYGHHPRHYQHKYSRDYSNSRDYPSRRDYPSNRDHRNREYPDRDNPNYRENSGSREDHNSRYQHQRHQQRFQPY; from the coding sequence ATGAGCTCTCTCGAAACTGAGGTTAATGAAAGCATTGACATCTCTGATGCCCTCATCAACGAGGCTGCCAGACTAGAGAATGAGTACCGTATTATCGAGGAAGTAGAGACTCCGGGAATACATCCTAATGCAAGCTTCGAAGATGGAGAAAATCCGGAGGTTAGAGAGGCAAATTCAATTCAGGAAACGTCAAGCTCTCCGGTTGAAGAACCAGTAAAGACACCGTCTTTAAGTCAAAGTTCTCCATCAAAAAATCCTGAAAGTAACTTTGTGAAAAAAGAGGCAAATTCAACCCCTGAGAAGAGGAAAGCTGAAAATAGTAGTTTGAAGCGTCAACCAACAGACGATTTGCTGGATACTCTTCGACCGCAGCCGCCTGAAGCCAAGcagttgaaaaaaagttttaaaatcccAAAACTTTCAAAGAAGAATGCACTAGCCATCAGCAAACCTTCCAGTAGTCTGACTGAAGAGCAATCTCAattcttagcagcattggagcGAGACTTTTCGCATCGATACACTGATCAAGATGAAGATTACGTCAAAGCTGCAAACAGTAAGGTTCCACCACCAATAATCGAAGACTTCTTTTGCCCACCTAGGCGGAAATTTAACCGTCCCGAAGGTTCCTCCCACTATGATAGAAATAATCGGAATTCTAGTCCCTATGGTCATCATCCAAGGCATTATCAACATAAGTATTCCAGAGACTATTCTAATAGCAGGGATTATCCTAGCCGCAGGGATTATCCGAGTAATAGAGATCATCGTAATAGAGAATATCCAGATAGGGACAACCCAAATTACAGGGAAAATTCTGGCAGCAGGGAAGATCACAACAGTAGGTACCAGCACCAACGTCATCAACAAAGATTTCAGCCCTACTAA